The region TGCCAGCACTGCCATATTCCGCTCCTTGCGGGAAATAGGCAAGCAACCAGATCAGAACGACTCCACCGATAATTACTGTCCCGACTTTCCGGAGGTAAAGGTAGCCCTCATTCCACATATGCCGCAGGGAATCCTTCAATAAAGGTTTGGTATATGGAGGAAGTTCCATTATAAAGGGAGAAGGTTGACCCCTGGCGAGAAATGTCCTGAAGAGTTTGGCCGAAACAATAGCCACAAGTATCCCCAGTACGTACAGACCAAAAATTACAGAACCTGCCTGTCTGCCGAAAAATGTTCCTGCAAGCAGGATGTAGACCGGCAACCTTGCGCCACAGGACATGAAAGGCGTAACCAGCATCGTGATTAACCTGTCCTTTTCGTCCTCCAGCGTACGGGTGGCCATAATAGCCGGAACAGAGCAGCCAAAGCCCATGAGCATCGGGATGAAGGATTTACCCTGCAGTCCCATTGTATACATGAGTTTGTCCATAATAAACGCTGCACGCGCCATATAGCCACTGCTTTCAAGCAGGGCGATGGCGAAGAACAGGATGAAAATATTGGGCACAAAGAGCAGAACAGCACCGACACCGGCAATGATACCATCACCCAGAAGGGAAGCAAGCCAGGCGGTTTCAATGTTAGAGGTTACAGCTCCTGCCAGCCACCCGAAGAACATGTCGATCAGTTCCATGAAAGGAGTGGCAAAAGCAAAGGTCAGCTCGAACATGCCCCACATCAGGGTGAGGAATATTGGGATACCCAGATACTTGTTGGTGACGACTTTGTCCACCATATCCGAGGGAGATACATCTTCAGCACAGGTTGTGCAGACCTGGGGAAGCAAGGTACCTATAAACTCATACCTTTTATCTGCCATCTCAACTTCGTATTCTTCATTGTCAAAGTCCGAAAGATAATCATGCACCTTTCCTTTAATGTTGCTTGAAGATAATTTGGAGAGGGCATTCTCATCCCCTTCGAGCAATTTCACAGACAACCAGCGGAGTGGATAGTGTTTCGATAGTTCCTGATCATACCCCAGTATTTCTTCCAAGGCACATATCTTCTCTTCCACACCTTTACCATAACCGATTTCATGGGGTTTTGGAGGTTTGTTTTCTGTTTTGTTCACAATCGAATCCAGAAGCGCTTCGATACCTGTACCTTCATTTGCCACGGTTTTAATCGCAGAAACGCCTAAAAGGCTTTCCAGTCTCTGGATAGCAATATCGTCCCCCCGCATTTCGGCACGGTCCGACATATTCAGGGCAAGAATCAAATTGGTACCCATTTCAAGCAACTGGGAAGTCAGGTACAGATTCCTTTCAAGATTTGTGGAATCCAGGACCTGCATAACAACGTCTGGGTTTTCATCCAGGATGTAATCCCTGGCAACCACCTCATCTGCTGAGTAAGCCGTTAAACTGTAAGTGCCCGGCAGATCCACAATCTCCAGGACATGACCTTTGTGCTTTTTTGTACCTACTTTCTTTTCCACAGTTACACCCGGCCAGTTACCTACCTTCTGGCGCGCTCCGGTAAGGGCATTGAAGATTGTGGTTTTTCCCACATTGGGATTGCCGGCAACTGCTACTTTAATTTTTTCAGCCAAACCGTGACACCTCCTCATAAACAGGCTGAACCATGATT is a window of Methanohalophilus mahii DSM 5219 DNA encoding:
- the feoB gene encoding ferrous iron transport protein B → MRRCHGLAEKIKVAVAGNPNVGKTTIFNALTGARQKVGNWPGVTVEKKVGTKKHKGHVLEIVDLPGTYSLTAYSADEVVARDYILDENPDVVMQVLDSTNLERNLYLTSQLLEMGTNLILALNMSDRAEMRGDDIAIQRLESLLGVSAIKTVANEGTGIEALLDSIVNKTENKPPKPHEIGYGKGVEEKICALEEILGYDQELSKHYPLRWLSVKLLEGDENALSKLSSSNIKGKVHDYLSDFDNEEYEVEMADKRYEFIGTLLPQVCTTCAEDVSPSDMVDKVVTNKYLGIPIFLTLMWGMFELTFAFATPFMELIDMFFGWLAGAVTSNIETAWLASLLGDGIIAGVGAVLLFVPNIFILFFAIALLESSGYMARAAFIMDKLMYTMGLQGKSFIPMLMGFGCSVPAIMATRTLEDEKDRLITMLVTPFMSCGARLPVYILLAGTFFGRQAGSVIFGLYVLGILVAIVSAKLFRTFLARGQPSPFIMELPPYTKPLLKDSLRHMWNEGYLYLRKVGTVIIGGVVLIWLLAYFPQGAEYGSAGSLIGSLGKLLEPLVAPLGFDWKIAVALVFGFVAKEIVVGSLGTLYGTGGGEALSSALMADPGFTPAIALGLMVFTLLYVPCIGAVAVIKKETGSWKWMFFQAAYSTAVAWILALVTVLVGKMIL